The nucleotide window CATTACAATTCAACATCAGCTACATCTGCAGCTCAGCTTCCACATTGACCATAACATTGAAGCATCCAAAATAGAATATAGCAATAGATCTGGGCAATGAAATCATAAATATTGCAATATAATTTTTATCAATAGCAGTGTGCCACAGGTCCATTACATCAATATGTTGTTTATGcattgtgtaaacacagtgaggacGTATAACACATTGATCGACTGCAgatttgtcaaatgttttgctgtttatcaagtgtttgtcatcgTCTACAACCTGTACCTAGGAGCAAAGATCTTACCTACTGCCTTTTATTAGTACCTAATTAAGTGGCAACTCAgagtacacgcacacacacacacacacacacacacacacacacacacacacagatagatagatagatagatagatagatagatagatagatagatagatagatagatagatagatagatagatagatagatagatagatagatagatagatagacagatagatagatagatagatagatacgcAGTCATGCCATTGCACCTTCCCTCCTCATGCAGCTCATTTTCAAGCGCTTTACTTCCACTTGGAtgaatagtagtagtagtaaaaatacactgtgtccatctatctcctgctctgcctccttttcctcccctcactctccgtctctctctctctctctccctctctctctctctctctctatctctcgctctctctctctctctctctctctctctctctctctctctctctctctctctctctctctctctctctctctgcatcccTGGGCGGTATAAGGGCGGCTTTAGCAGCATCCGCATCCAGCCCTCCATCCACTGCGCTCCCAAACAATTACTCGCTATACTAGGCCTGAGAcaagagagcacacacacacacacagatacacacacacgcacacacacacagacacacgggaGGGAATAACGCGGGGCCCTGGCTGCGCGAGAAACAAGCACATCTGGATCTGATCGCACAGCGTCGCTGACATTGACGGCGAATCATGCGGTGCCTTTGATTTACCGATTGAGGCATCCTGGCGATCCATCATCAAAGGCTCCTGACTCTGCGGAGGAAAGATGGCAGCGTCGCTACACAACACTGTCACACGGCGCCAGCGTCGGTCGCGGTCGGTCTGATTTATCCCTGCAATGCTCGGTAATATCACAGAGGGGTTGGGGGGTtgggtgggaggagggggggtgggatGCTGTGTCTTCGGCCGCTGTCACCGTCGGATGCTGATGATGGAGTCGGTCGGTGGGTACGCGCAtcagctgagacacacacccacctcTGGTCCCGCCCCCTCCGGCTGCATGATGCAAACGCCCCCTTCTGGCATCCACCCAGCGCTCCCCCTCGGGAAAAGCCGGGAGAGTCAAGTACAGTTCCTCTGGAatgatgggtggatggatggatggatagatggatagatggatagatggatagatggatagatagatctTTTTCTATGTAACCTGAATGAACTTAATGATACTGTTTTCTTCCCCATCCCCCTTCCCTTCACCAGGTTTGGTAAtggctaacaaacaaacagaaacaggtgACATGTtacctgtttctgtttgtttgttaacacTTCCAGGGAATCCTTTTTGTTTCTCCCAACCCCAGCTTTCTATAATAGCGAAGGATATGGTAGGCTCTTTACTGTTAGATTTGCAAATCTCTCAAGAGAAGTCGTGTCACAAGTCGTCTCACCCTTCAACAAGGGGTTGAAGGGTGAAGCAAAGTAATTAAACCAGGGGTGAAGTGAAAGAGTCTGAAGAAATGGAAGGTTTCCATTGACAACTGAAAATGTACATCCTGAAAAAAGAGAAGGTGACTTGTTGATTAAAAGCAAGAGCACAACTAGTAAACAACGCTAAGTAAACCAACAAACAGTCTCCCTCTTTAAGGGAGATCGATTAAATATCCCAGAAACAGGTGACCAGGAAGACACTCACTACACTGCAGCTGTAAGGTTTGTCCatgagagagcagcagtgtcCCACTGACGACACCCTGTAGAGGGGAAAGACTCTTCTTTCTCCAAAATCCTTTGACTCCCTTTGTCAACTAGGGGGCGCTGTAATGCCTCTACGTTTCCTCCATGTGCTGCATATGGTTGCTTCCCTGGGATGCACTTATAGCACTGTCAGTTCCCCTGTCTCTTAGTGTTCTTACAAGAAAAGACACAGATTCAGGAATGAATGGCCTTTGTAACACTTGTCATTTTACAAACATTTTGTCAACCAAGAATGAGGCAGTGTagtaaaacaaatcttttaGTTGATACTACAAAGGCAGAATCAAAGCAGCATTGTCCACGCATGAATAAGAGCACACAAGGGATTCATGTGTGAGTCAAAATGGGTCAAATTTGAAATTCTCTACTACAAACACATAAGTTCATGTTTTCAAAGGCTATAGAGAGACACCCATGTGAACATTTGAAGTTTTGATGTCAGGGGTATATTTCAAAATTCCACTGAGGCTTCTAAGTTTGGTTCCTAAACTcttacttaaaaacaaacaggccAAGACTCACAAAATCATCTGCCACAAGACCCTGTAGTGCACGTGGTGGAGTCCATGACAAAAATCCTGGGTCATTTGATTTTTGGGTGCCTTAGGACTGTGGAGAACAGTATCACCAGACTCACATGATATGGCTGTTGTCTTCATATATTTTGTCATGATTCTTGGAAATAATATTCACAGAATTTACATATGGCAATGCTTTATGGCTAATACCTGTGTAAAGTGTAGCTGCGTTAAGTCACTGACAATGTCATTGTATTTGCACTCGGATCTCAGCCTGCAGTTCATGAGTCATAAGTCATGTTCTCTCAGCCTGAAGGTGAAAAGTAGTTAATTTGCAAGATAATCAAGAGTCATGCTGTCTGAAAGAAACTCCTACTTCTCCCATGCAAAGAGCTCTAAAAGTGTCAAGATGTGTTTGTTCTATCTTGTTCTTAAGTGTAAGTGTAAGTGTAAGTGTTGAAAGTTTAATGGTGCATGAATGATCAGAATaccacaaaataataaatgatataGAGCAGAACAGTAAAGGATATCTCAATTACTGGTACCTGGGAACAAGACATCATAAATTCCATTACTTCTAAATGCAAAACAGTCATTAAATCATTGTTGTAGTGAGAGACCTTATCAATGCGTGGGACATCTGGTTTTCATCTCCTTTCCACTAGATAACACCCAGAGCATAAACAACTTCTCACAGAGATAAAGACTTTGTCAATCTCTGGCCTGGGTCTGTTGTGCGATCTTTATTTGCAGATTTCCACCACAGCCCATTGAGACACCTTTAGTCTACGGCGCTGGATGCAAGTGAAATTTCCAAATGAGCCTCTGATGAGCAGTTGAAATTCACATGAGTATAATCTGGGAGAGGACAGATACAGAGGGGTTAAATTGAAATGACCTTGCACAGAATCTTAAATATTGTGAATATTGTGTGCAGtacttatttttattcatatttatctaATACTAGTCATGAAGCTACTTTGTAAATAAAGTCATATCAGTTCGATAGGGGGTTTATTAAAGCCTATAAATCTGTAGTTATTCCATTTCCACTCTCTGTGGTTACAATTCtcttttcactttgaaatatAACACATGAATCACATTAGTTCTGCTTGCAAGCCTGATTATATAAACAGCTCAGTGGCCATGTCCTCTTCACAAGCTGATAAAAGCAGGACGCTCTTGTTCTCACTCTTCACTTTCGCCACAAATTCCCTTTTCTTTTAAGCGAGCGCCAGTTTTTTTAAACCTTCGCAAGAATTTGGCAAAATGGCAACTTTCGGGAGAGGGATCTGTATCATCACGGGAGCGTCTAAAGGGTTTGGACGGGCACTGGCTCATGAAGtaagtgtttcactgtgtggaaggaagaaaggggcgaaggaaagaaagacataaataaataaatacaaacacatgtcTTGTGTTCCTGCAGATGTCCCATTCTCTGGAGCCTGGCTCCGTCCTCCTGCTGGTGGCTCGCTCTGGGACTTTGCTGCAGGACCTGAAGGAAGAGCTGCACAGCTTCAGTGAGAACCAGCAACTGATTGTTCACTGCATCGCCGTCGACCTGAGCACCAGAGAAGGGGTGAATGAGACAGTGAGGATGGTGAAGCAGGAGGCTGTAAATGAAATTGATCATGTGCTCCTTATCAACAATGCTGGTAAGTCTTGAATGGAGCACTTTGTTTCGTGGGGATCCTGGTTAATGCTTCTTTTGTATACTGATGAAGTCAAAATGTATccgctctctctgctctctctctttctctctatcagGCTCTTTGGGGGAGATTTCCGGATTTGAGCACTTCACAGATCTTGAAATGGTGAATTCCTTTATGTCCTTTAACGTCAGTTCAGCTCTGGCGTTGACTGCAGGAGTCCTGCAGGCATTTCCATGCCGAGCCGGCCTGCGGTGGAACGTGGTGAACGTCTCATCAATATTTGCACTAAAGGCCTTACCGTCCTGGGTTCTGTACTGCACCGCCAAGGCCGCCAGAAAGATGATGTTTAGCGTTCTGGCTGAGGAGGAACCAAATGTCAAGGTCCTCAGCTATTCACCAGGTAAAATTGAGATACCACTGACTGCTTTAGTGAAGCCATAATCTGTTACAGATTAAACACCTAATTCATGTTTGACTTTAGGAGGGCCATGTGACAAAACACTTTCCAATCAAGGCACTGTGAATGttcaaactttaaatgtttctgaGCACTTTTACTGCTCGTCCAAGATGCACCAGCTGAGAGAGGCACCAGCTGCCAGTGTGTAAACCTGGAGCGACACGTGCCAAATCTTAGCTATGTTTAATCTAACCAGGGAGTATAGTCTCAGAAAGCATTTATTTACCGGgggaaaataaacaacagtagccATGTTCTAGGAgataacaacacaaaataagAGTTATGATACCATCTCCAGGTTTAATCAACTGTAACGTATAGAGGAGAAAATCTTAATGCTTTCCATCTTTTCTGGTTTCCTACAGGTCCGATGGACACAGATATGCAGGAGGATATTCTGAGGCTCACAGGCGTCAGTCATTGTCTGCTCCCCTGCCAGGAGTCTGCAGTCAAACTGGTTAAGTTGCTTCACAACAATGACTATCCCTCAGGGAAACACCTGGACTTCTTTGAAGTGTGATGTTCGTATAATTAAGAATGAAGAATCATTATTAACAAACGTATATCACTAGattttacatgtgtgtgtgtgtatccatggTGAACTGTGAGTATTGGAGCCAGGCCATCAACTCAGCCGCTCTTTGTCGCTGCAAACCTGTTTAAAGCTTGTTGCAAAGCAGCAGAGCACATGCTAACATATAAATACTATTGACCAGCTACACACAGTCAGCTTGGTTAGATTCCTCACATTTGAACTGTTCAGTTCAGAATGTTCTGGGCTCATAATCCAGCACGATGTTGAAACAGTGG belongs to Platichthys flesus chromosome 3, fPlaFle2.1, whole genome shotgun sequence and includes:
- the LOC133947188 gene encoding sepiapterin reductase-like is translated as MATFGRGICIITGASKGFGRALAHEMSHSLEPGSVLLLVARSGTLLQDLKEELHSFSENQQLIVHCIAVDLSTREGVNETVRMVKQEAVNEIDHVLLINNAGSLGEISGFEHFTDLEMVNSFMSFNVSSALALTAGVLQAFPCRAGLRWNVVNVSSIFALKALPSWVLYCTAKAARKMMFSVLAEEEPNVKVLSYSPGPMDTDMQEDILRLTGVSHCLLPCQESAVKLVKLLHNNDYPSGKHLDFFEV